The following are encoded in a window of Actinomycetota bacterium genomic DNA:
- a CDS encoding tetratricopeptide repeat protein, with the protein MTKGTGVLFIFIGIMVILSSTTFFLISRSPTGSATEYFQKGEAFFAQQKWDQAIEEYTKAIALDSQFVQAYRKRAKAYNNKEDIDAAISDYNKIIELDSKNSNNYLELASLHLSRGNNSSAITTLKKAIKIDLKNPFVFQRAGDIYVAMGRHPDAVASYSKAINLSPSLAGPYISRANLYSRIGKYDKALADYTQSIQVDPNNEEAYLNRGNFYAQRKSYDLAMSDYDKAIQLNAKFYEAYLERGNLHQTLGDSEKAIADLTMAIRINPKRIEAYGARANIYASENMKTQAINDYLKMISLTTDKNLIDQLKQKIKELRE; encoded by the coding sequence ATGACGAAAGGAACTGGAGTTTTATTCATTTTTATAGGAATTATGGTCATTTTGTCGTCGACTACATTTTTCCTCATCAGTCGCAGCCCAACTGGGTCAGCAACCGAGTATTTTCAAAAGGGAGAAGCCTTTTTTGCGCAACAAAAATGGGACCAAGCCATAGAAGAATACACTAAAGCGATTGCACTCGATTCCCAATTCGTACAAGCGTATAGAAAACGGGCAAAAGCCTACAATAATAAGGAAGATATCGATGCCGCAATCTCAGATTACAACAAAATAATTGAGTTAGATTCCAAAAACTCAAATAATTATCTGGAGCTAGCTTCGCTCCACCTTTCACGGGGAAACAACAGCTCAGCGATTACCACCCTCAAAAAGGCAATTAAAATAGACCTCAAAAATCCCTTTGTCTTTCAGAGAGCCGGGGATATTTACGTTGCCATGGGGCGACATCCAGATGCTGTGGCTTCCTACAGCAAAGCCATAAATTTATCCCCATCCCTTGCGGGTCCTTACATAAGTCGGGCTAATCTTTATTCCAGAATAGGAAAATATGATAAGGCTTTAGCTGACTATACCCAGTCCATCCAAGTTGATCCCAATAATGAGGAAGCTTATTTAAACCGAGGAAACTTTTATGCCCAGAGAAAATCTTATGACCTAGCAATGTCCGACTACGATAAAGCCATTCAACTAAATGCCAAGTTCTATGAGGCATACCTAGAACGAGGCAATTTGCACCAAACTTTAGGAGATTCTGAAAAAGCAATCGCCGATCTCACTATGGCTATTCGAATCAACCCAAAACGAATAGAGGCTTATGGGGCTCGGGCTAATATATATGCCTCCGAAAATATGAAGACCCAGGCAATAAACGACTACCTAAAAATGATTTCACTCACGACCGACAAGAATTTAATCGACCAACTGAAACAGAAAATCAAAGAACTGAGAGAATAA